From a region of the Coprococcus comes ATCC 27758 genome:
- a CDS encoding ABC transporter ATP-binding protein, whose amino-acid sequence MFGILAKFFRFSGRENGNKFKLSIVIGLIEALASAMKIPAIMYILIGLMSGKPIGKYIGGSIAIMVIAIVVDVICKRYSTVLQTEGGYNASAFMRIKIAEHLRYLPMGYFNANSIGEISSITTNTMETLGDVAARVVMLTMQGILETSMIILMLFLFDWRIGLTAAAGVLIFFGVNAVMQNAGKNDSEQKVVCDTELVNQIMEYLQGISEVKSYNLLGKQAKRLNDANEACEKINTKMEMLFVPYHFLQSVITKTTGAVIVACSAYFYINGTMSAVYAIGMTISAFMLYASLECAGNYSSLLHVVSVCVDKANAILELDTMDIDGKEIQPENYDIRLSNVSFSYDKRKIIDDISLSIPQKTTTAIVGPSGGGKSTLCNLIARFWDVDSGEVTLGGVNVKDYSMNSLMRNFSFVFQSVYLFADTIENNIKFGRQDASHEEVVEAAKKACCHDFISKLPDGYDTVIGEGGATLSGGEKQRISIARAIMKDAPIVILDEATANVDPENEKELMDAVDALTKEKTIIMIAHRLKTVRHADQIVVVDKGRIVQQGTHEQLMKQEGIYKRFVDARQQAVSWKLAH is encoded by the coding sequence ATGTTTGGAATTCTGGCAAAATTCTTTCGTTTTTCAGGTAGGGAAAATGGTAATAAATTTAAACTGTCGATAGTGATCGGACTTATAGAGGCTCTCGCTTCAGCAATGAAGATACCGGCTATTATGTACATATTGATTGGTTTGATGAGTGGAAAACCAATAGGAAAATATATTGGTGGTTCAATTGCGATCATGGTGATTGCAATTGTAGTTGATGTCATCTGTAAGAGATACTCTACAGTGCTTCAGACAGAAGGAGGATATAATGCGAGTGCTTTTATGAGAATCAAGATTGCAGAGCATCTGCGCTATCTGCCGATGGGATATTTTAATGCCAACAGCATCGGGGAAATTTCTTCTATTACGACGAATACAATGGAAACACTTGGCGATGTAGCTGCGAGAGTGGTTATGCTGACCATGCAGGGAATTCTGGAAACATCCATGATCATTCTTATGCTGTTTCTTTTTGACTGGAGAATTGGACTGACAGCTGCAGCAGGAGTGCTTATTTTCTTTGGTGTAAATGCTGTGATGCAGAATGCAGGGAAAAACGATTCAGAGCAAAAAGTGGTATGCGATACAGAGCTTGTAAATCAGATCATGGAGTATCTGCAGGGAATATCAGAAGTAAAATCATACAACCTGCTTGGAAAACAGGCAAAAAGATTAAATGATGCAAATGAAGCATGCGAAAAGATTAATACAAAGATGGAGATGTTGTTTGTCCCTTATCATTTTCTGCAAAGCGTCATAACAAAAACCACAGGTGCAGTAATCGTAGCATGCAGTGCATATTTTTATATTAATGGAACTATGAGTGCGGTCTATGCAATTGGTATGACAATCTCAGCATTTATGCTTTATGCCAGTCTGGAATGTGCAGGAAATTATTCATCTCTTTTACATGTGGTAAGCGTATGTGTAGATAAAGCAAATGCAATATTGGAGCTGGATACCATGGATATCGACGGTAAAGAAATACAGCCGGAAAATTACGATATTAGACTTTCTAATGTTTCGTTTTCTTATGACAAACGGAAGATCATTGATGATATATCGCTCTCTATTCCGCAGAAAACGACGACAGCAATCGTTGGACCATCTGGTGGAGGAAAATCAACACTTTGCAATCTGATTGCCAGGTTCTGGGATGTGGATTCCGGGGAAGTGACACTTGGAGGTGTGAATGTAAAAGACTACAGCATGAACAGTCTGATGCGTAATTTTTCATTTGTATTTCAGTCGGTGTATTTGTTCGCAGACACCATTGAGAATAATATTAAATTCGGACGTCAGGATGCAAGTCATGAGGAAGTGGTGGAAGCGGCGAAGAAAGCGTGCTGTCATGATTTTATCAGCAAACTTCCGGATGGGTACGACACAGTGATTGGAGAAGGTGGAGCCACACTTTCCGGCGGTGAGAAACAGCGTATTTCGATAGCCAGAGCGATTATGAAGGATGCGCCAATCGTCATATTGGATGAAGCAACGGCAAATGTTGATCCAGAGAATGAAAAGGAGCTGATGGATGCAGTAGATGCACTTACAAAGGAAAAAACGATTATTATGATTGCCCACAGATTAAAAACGGTCAGACATGCAGACCAGATTGTGGTTGTTGACAAAGGAAGAATTGTACAGCAGGGAACACATGAGCAACTAATGAAGCAGGAAGGCATTTATAAGAGATTTGTGGATGCAAGGCAGCAGGCAGTAAGCTGGAAACTGGCCCACTGA
- a CDS encoding ABC transporter ATP-binding protein: MKEKKKSAISWILTWAGQKRIAYVWSVLLAIGNVIFKILPYFIIADIVKLFLNGEKEFEIYLAKAVLIALSFIIAELLHSLSTALSHKATFAVLANIRKSCCDKLARVPLGYVKDTPSGTFKNIMVERIDSIETTLAHIVPEFTSNLLAPIVILIYFFLTDWRLALWSLVPVIVGFLSYFGMMLDYKPSFERTVQTTKDLNDAAVEYIDGIEVIKAFGKTESSYAKFTKAAFEYADSFISWMKRCSIFHGLMMVVTPYTLLTVLPFGAHYVANGTLAISDFVICIILSLGIVGPLITVGSYTDDLGKIGVIVGEVAGILEQPELERPEKSKSVPKDNSVTLENVRFGYHDKEILHGVTMELKAGTVNAIVGPSGSGKSTIAKLIASLWDVDSGSIKIGGVDVKEMSLADFNRKIAYVAQDNYLFNETVRENIRQGNPEATDEQIIEVTKKSGCYEFIMQLENGFDTVVGGAGGHLSGGERQRISIARAMLKDAPIVILDEATAYTDPENEAILQNSIAKLVAGKTLIVIAHRLSTVKDSDQIFVVNDGNVTAHGTHEELLMLCPLYKEMWDAHISVKDTVKEGE; encoded by the coding sequence GTGAAAGAAAAAAAGAAGTCGGCAATCAGCTGGATCCTGACATGGGCCGGACAAAAAAGAATTGCCTATGTATGGAGTGTGTTACTTGCAATCGGAAATGTGATTTTTAAGATTTTGCCGTATTTTATTATTGCAGATATAGTAAAGCTGTTTTTAAATGGTGAAAAGGAGTTTGAAATATATCTTGCAAAAGCGGTTCTGATTGCATTATCGTTTATCATTGCAGAACTGCTTCATTCACTTTCGACAGCATTGTCACATAAAGCAACGTTTGCAGTACTTGCAAATATAAGAAAATCCTGCTGTGACAAGCTGGCGCGGGTACCTCTTGGCTATGTGAAAGACACACCTTCCGGTACATTTAAAAATATTATGGTGGAAAGAATCGACAGTATCGAGACAACACTGGCGCATATTGTCCCGGAATTCACGTCCAATCTGCTGGCACCGATTGTGATTTTGATTTATTTCTTCCTGACAGACTGGAGACTGGCACTCTGGTCATTGGTGCCGGTTATAGTGGGATTTCTTTCCTATTTTGGAATGATGCTGGATTATAAACCAAGCTTCGAGAGAACGGTTCAGACAACAAAAGATCTGAATGATGCGGCAGTGGAATATATTGACGGAATCGAAGTGATCAAGGCATTTGGAAAGACAGAAAGTTCTTATGCCAAATTTACAAAGGCGGCTTTTGAATATGCAGATTCCTTTATTTCCTGGATGAAACGGTGCTCGATCTTTCATGGACTGATGATGGTGGTCACACCTTATACGCTTCTTACGGTATTGCCGTTTGGGGCACATTATGTAGCCAATGGAACACTTGCGATTTCAGATTTTGTCATCTGCATTATTTTATCACTTGGAATCGTTGGACCGTTGATCACAGTGGGTTCCTATACAGATGATCTTGGCAAGATCGGAGTGATTGTTGGTGAAGTGGCAGGAATTCTGGAACAGCCGGAGCTTGAACGTCCAGAGAAAAGTAAAAGTGTTCCAAAAGATAACTCCGTTACACTTGAAAATGTCAGGTTTGGTTATCACGACAAAGAGATTCTGCATGGAGTAACTATGGAGCTAAAAGCAGGAACGGTAAATGCAATCGTAGGACCTTCCGGAAGCGGAAAGTCAACCATCGCAAAGCTGATTGCGTCCTTGTGGGATGTGGATTCCGGAAGTATTAAAATCGGTGGAGTTGATGTCAAAGAAATGTCGCTTGCAGATTTTAATCGGAAAATTGCATATGTTGCACAGGATAATTATCTGTTCAATGAAACGGTACGTGAAAATATTAGACAGGGAAATCCGGAGGCTACAGATGAACAGATCATCGAGGTGACAAAGAAAAGCGGATGCTATGAATTTATCATGCAGCTTGAGAACGGATTTGATACGGTTGTAGGAGGTGCAGGAGGACATCTGTCAGGAGGAGAGAGGCAGCGTATCTCCATTGCAAGGGCAATGCTGAAGGATGCTCCGATTGTAATTCTTGATGAGGCAACTGCTTATACGGATCCGGAAAATGAGGCGATTCTGCAGAATTCTATTGCAAAACTGGTAGCAGGGAAGACACTGATCGTAATCGCACACAGGCTTTCTACCGTTAAGGACAGTGATCAGATCTTTGTCGTAAATGATGGAAATGTAACAGCACATGGTACACATGAGGAACTACTGATGTTATGCCCGCTTTATAAGGAAATGTGGGATGCCCATATTTCTGTAAAAGATACGGTGAAGGAGGGAGAATGA
- a CDS encoding TetR/AcrR family transcriptional regulator, whose amino-acid sequence MSTKAEDTQKNILNTARKHFLKDGLTGASLRNIVKDAGLTTGAFYKYYPTKEALFDALTDPYMEHIYQIYDQIVEEFEKLSASDQTRNMSYTSSDGMEQMVDYIYDHYDNFRLLLKCGDSGKFELFIHNMVEREMKSSLKYMEKMKENGVKIPIVEESLMHMIYTGFFSSVFQIIEHDIDRETAKKNVHQLKEFNTGGWERLWNIEFPV is encoded by the coding sequence ATGTCGACAAAAGCAGAAGATACACAAAAAAATATATTAAATACAGCCAGAAAACATTTCCTGAAAGATGGTCTGACCGGAGCATCTTTAAGAAACATTGTAAAAGATGCCGGACTTACTACTGGTGCATTTTACAAATATTATCCGACGAAAGAGGCACTTTTTGATGCACTGACAGATCCCTATATGGAACACATTTATCAGATTTATGATCAGATCGTTGAGGAGTTTGAAAAGCTTTCGGCCAGTGATCAGACAAGGAATATGTCGTATACATCCAGTGATGGAATGGAGCAGATGGTTGATTATATTTATGATCATTATGATAATTTCAGATTATTGTTGAAATGTGGAGACAGTGGAAAATTTGAACTATTCATACACAATATGGTAGAACGGGAAATGAAGTCCAGCCTGAAATATATGGAAAAGATGAAAGAGAACGGTGTGAAAATACCGATTGTAGAGGAAAGCCTTATGCATATGATCTATACGGGATTTTTTTCATCAGTATTTCAGATCATTGAGCATGATATAGACAGGGAGACTGCAAAGAAAAATGTGCATCAGCTGAAAGAATTCAATACAGGTGGCTGGGAACGATTGTGGAATATTGAATTCCCGGTATAA
- a CDS encoding ABC transporter ATP-binding protein produces the protein MIKIDHATFTYGENNEYSVGIRDIDLEIEDGQVIVLCGESGCGKTTLTRMINGLIPHYYEGKLTGEIWINGINVSQQPLYDTAKIVGSVFQNPRSQFFNVDTTSEITFGCENLGMPKEEIKDRLQATIQELHLKKLIGRNIFQLSGGEKQKIACAGVSIMKPDIFVLDEPSSNLDAASIMDLRRIIAHWKEQGKTIIISEHRLYYLRGLADRFIYMKEGQIIQDYSATEFENLTEEKREEMGLRAYVLENLLMPEMLISERTTMELHDFNFAYKNGPQILYIRECEIPANRIVAITGNNGAGKSTFSRCFCGLEKQCGTIIWNGKTYRPKERLKACYMVMQEVNHQLFTETIQDEVMISMKEENEKEADKFLDMLDLIKVKDRHPMSLSGGQKQRAAIASAIASGRSVLFLDEPTSGLDHKHMLEVAEVLREVWDTGISVYVITHDLELIIECCTDVIHFENGTIADQYQMDAEGMEKIRKYFIQEKCCGKWSKSD, from the coding sequence ATGATAAAAATAGATCATGCAACATTTACATATGGAGAAAATAATGAATATTCTGTGGGAATCCGGGATATTGATCTGGAGATAGAAGATGGTCAGGTTATTGTGCTATGTGGGGAGAGCGGTTGTGGAAAAACAACACTCACTCGAATGATCAATGGGTTGATTCCACATTATTATGAAGGAAAATTAACTGGTGAGATATGGATAAATGGGATAAATGTTTCGCAGCAGCCACTGTATGATACAGCAAAAATTGTTGGAAGTGTTTTTCAAAATCCACGGTCACAGTTTTTTAATGTAGATACAACAAGCGAGATTACTTTTGGATGTGAAAATCTTGGAATGCCAAAGGAAGAAATCAAAGATCGATTGCAGGCTACAATTCAGGAGCTGCATCTGAAAAAATTGATTGGACGCAATATTTTTCAGCTTTCAGGTGGAGAGAAGCAGAAGATTGCCTGTGCAGGGGTTTCTATTATGAAACCGGATATTTTTGTCCTGGACGAACCCTCTTCTAATCTGGATGCAGCTTCAATCATGGATCTGCGAAGAATAATCGCCCACTGGAAGGAACAGGGAAAAACGATTATTATATCGGAGCATCGCCTGTATTATCTGCGTGGGCTGGCGGATCGGTTTATTTATATGAAAGAGGGACAGATTATTCAGGATTATTCAGCCACAGAGTTTGAAAATCTGACAGAAGAAAAGCGAGAAGAGATGGGACTGCGGGCTTATGTTCTGGAAAATCTCCTTATGCCAGAGATGTTGATATCAGAAAGAACCACAATGGAACTTCATGATTTTAATTTTGCATATAAGAATGGTCCACAGATTTTATATATCAGAGAATGTGAGATTCCGGCAAATCGGATTGTCGCAATTACGGGCAATAATGGAGCTGGAAAATCTACTTTTTCCCGTTGTTTCTGTGGTTTGGAAAAACAATGTGGCACAATCATCTGGAATGGAAAAACTTACAGACCAAAAGAAAGGCTGAAAGCCTGTTATATGGTTATGCAGGAAGTGAATCATCAGCTTTTTACAGAGACAATACAGGATGAAGTTATGATTAGCATGAAAGAAGAAAATGAGAAAGAAGCAGACAAATTTCTTGATATGCTGGATCTGATAAAAGTCAAAGACCGTCATCCAATGTCACTTTCCGGAGGTCAGAAGCAGCGGGCGGCTATCGCATCTGCAATTGCCTCCGGGCGCTCTGTGCTGTTTTTGGATGAACCAACCAGTGGTCTTGATCATAAGCATATGCTGGAGGTTGCAGAGGTTCTAAGAGAAGTGTGGGATACCGGAATTTCGGTTTATGTGATCACACATGATTTGGAACTGATTATAGAGTGTTGCACTGATGTCATTCATTTTGAAAATGGAACTATTGCAGATCAGTATCAGATGGATGCAGAAGGAATGGAGAAGATAAGAAAATATTTTATCCAGGAAAAGTGTTGTGGCAAGTGGAGTAAATCTGACTGA
- a CDS encoding energy-coupling factor transporter transmembrane component T, with protein MDEILSATVDSRNGIVLDPRTKLFMLITITTLMFSTSNDGIMNIVKPILSLIPFALILSEHKFKTAGKYAVLYAVCFVLERLALNVWSGMISFLILAATSIMTRFAPGIMTGAYLISSTSVSEFISAMERMHVTEKIIIPLSVIFRFFPTIKEEYQAIRDAMKMRNIRFGGKNPFLMIEYRLIPLMVSVIKIGDELSAAALTRGLGAPVRRTNVCEIGFHVQDFSAIVVCFACFILFFLHQYIVF; from the coding sequence ATGGATGAGATATTATCTGCTACTGTTGACAGCAGAAATGGAATTGTTTTAGATCCTAGAACAAAATTGTTTATGCTTATAACGATTACAACATTGATGTTCAGTACCAGCAATGATGGAATCATGAATATAGTGAAACCAATACTAAGCCTTATACCATTTGCATTGATTTTGTCAGAGCACAAATTCAAAACAGCCGGTAAATATGCAGTTCTCTATGCGGTATGCTTTGTACTGGAGCGGCTGGCATTGAATGTTTGGAGTGGTATGATTTCTTTTCTGATATTGGCAGCAACATCAATTATGACGCGTTTTGCACCGGGAATTATGACAGGCGCATATCTGATTTCTTCTACATCTGTAAGTGAGTTTATCAGTGCAATGGAGCGGATGCATGTCACAGAAAAAATCATAATACCGTTGTCAGTTATTTTCCGTTTCTTTCCTACAATCAAGGAAGAATATCAGGCAATCCGGGATGCAATGAAAATGAGAAATATCCGTTTTGGTGGTAAAAATCCATTCCTTATGATTGAATACCGGCTGATACCATTGATGGTATCCGTAATAAAAATTGGTGATGAGCTGTCTGCAGCAGCTCTAACAAGGGGACTTGGTGCACCGGTCAGAAGAACCAATGTCTGCGAGATTGGCTTTCATGTACAGGATTTTAGTGCCATTGTTGTTTGCTTTGCATGCTTTATATTGTTCTTTTTGCATCAGTATATTGTTTTTTGA
- a CDS encoding MptD family putative ECF transporter S component, protein MNNKLQAKDLINLGLFTVLYFVLGCCVAIPIGFVPIFLPILGALWTLITGIPFMLFLTRVKKFGMVTLMAILSGLLMGLTGMGYWGVPLGLIFGLLGDLILKFGNYKSAKRSLIGYAVFSLWMVGTYIPMYFMVEDSRASFAASFGKEYADKVMAVMPMWSIVLVIAGIFICAIIGGMIGKALLKKHFVKAGIV, encoded by the coding sequence ATGAATAACAAATTACAGGCGAAGGACCTGATTAATCTGGGACTTTTCACAGTCCTTTATTTTGTACTCGGATGTTGTGTGGCAATTCCGATTGGCTTTGTTCCGATATTTCTTCCGATTCTTGGTGCATTGTGGACACTGATCACAGGAATTCCATTTATGTTATTCCTGACAAGGGTAAAGAAGTTTGGTATGGTAACGCTGATGGCAATTCTGAGTGGCCTTTTGATGGGACTTACCGGAATGGGATATTGGGGTGTACCTTTGGGGCTTATCTTTGGGCTGCTGGGAGATTTGATTCTGAAATTTGGCAATTATAAAAGTGCTAAAAGGAGCCTGATTGGATATGCAGTATTCAGTCTCTGGATGGTTGGTACATATATTCCAATGTACTTCATGGTAGAAGATTCAAGAGCCAGCTTCGCAGCCAGTTTTGGTAAAGAGTATGCAGATAAAGTAATGGCTGTCATGCCTATGTGGAGCATTGTTCTTGTGATTGCAGGTATCTTTATCTGCGCAATCATTGGAGGAATGATTGGAAAAGCGTTGCTCAAAAAACACTTTGTAAAAGCAGGAATCGTGTAA
- a CDS encoding helix-turn-helix domain-containing protein produces the protein MKINDVIKKCIKIPGISIKQAEYSMELILNTKEGKGSMTFFSLFPGLSLAYIFINSPTWTAPDLRSDSSITKGPLLLNYCVTGRCEMILNNKNFVYIKDRELSLTECFAQKEYVYPKRIYEGLEFFIDIDTFTLENTWVQNEFSIDFRKISKMFCPHGSTYISTATHETEEILKKLWELYDFPASFAVIQMKIYTLALFSVLQNLEAIPKSQACTFFTESQVNIAKKVENIITSDLRLHHPAWELAEYFSISETSLKNYFRGVYGQNISVYLREMRMNKAGELLASTRLSVAEIAAQVGYLNQSKFASVFKKHFGVSPLEYRRTRHLDS, from the coding sequence ATGAAAATTAACGACGTGATCAAAAAATGTATCAAAATACCAGGTATATCCATAAAACAGGCTGAATATAGTATGGAGCTTATATTAAATACGAAGGAAGGTAAAGGTTCGATGACCTTTTTTTCACTTTTTCCCGGTCTGTCTCTGGCATATATTTTTATAAATTCTCCAACCTGGACGGCTCCCGACCTTCGATCAGACAGCTCCATTACAAAAGGTCCATTGCTTCTTAACTATTGTGTGACAGGTCGTTGTGAAATGATCCTGAACAACAAAAATTTTGTCTACATCAAAGACAGAGAACTTTCTCTCACAGAATGCTTCGCCCAAAAAGAATATGTTTATCCAAAGCGCATCTATGAGGGGCTTGAATTCTTTATTGATATAGATACATTTACTTTAGAAAATACATGGGTACAAAATGAATTTAGCATTGATTTCAGAAAAATCTCAAAGATGTTTTGTCCTCATGGAAGCACTTATATATCGACAGCGACCCACGAAACTGAGGAAATTCTCAAAAAACTATGGGAATTATATGATTTTCCGGCCTCTTTTGCAGTCATTCAAATGAAAATATATACGCTCGCTTTATTCTCAGTACTACAAAATTTGGAGGCTATCCCTAAGTCTCAGGCCTGCACTTTCTTTACTGAATCTCAGGTTAATATTGCTAAAAAGGTCGAAAATATCATCACCTCAGACCTAAGGCTGCATCATCCTGCGTGGGAATTGGCTGAATATTTTTCTATCAGCGAAACCAGTCTAAAAAATTATTTTCGCGGTGTTTACGGACAGAATATTTCTGTCTATCTGCGTGAAATGCGTATGAATAAAGCAGGCGAACTGCTTGCCTCAACACGACTGTCTGTAGCTGAGATTGCAGCACAGGTCGGATATCTGAATCAGAGCAAATTCGCCTCTGTGTTTAAAAAGCATTTTGGTGTATCACCTTTGGAATATCGCCGCACCAGACATTTAGACTCCTAA
- a CDS encoding DUF6040 family protein: protein MRNRNGLKSRSEQEQLEEEIKDVRDQNSKLQIQVNKSSVEAVDEAQKKQKEAEKKIEQAESKARNEKKRAELEIRKAKKEVKDRTESMKSIEYFWGMGYITVVLFAILQNGAFQHDFIDFFMAPFMWYVRFCKWLVYPTYDNGFNQKIAYTGGEVWVIRILAIVAVLFIMGIIMVIIMETIKQYKKMWNEISQMFLIGSLSGIAVLGDVTRKYLPVNLILLFILINMGIMLLRIYLRKKFDYM from the coding sequence TTGAGGAACAGAAACGGCTTGAAGAGCAGGAGCGAGCAAGAGCAGCTCGAAGAAGAAATAAAAGACGTTCGGGACCAGAACTCTAAATTGCAGATACAGGTTAATAAATCATCTGTTGAAGCAGTAGATGAAGCACAGAAGAAACAAAAAGAAGCAGAGAAAAAGATAGAGCAGGCAGAATCCAAAGCCCGTAACGAAAAGAAACGTGCTGAGCTGGAAATTCGTAAAGCGAAAAAAGAAGTAAAGGACAGAACGGAAAGCATGAAGTCTATAGAATATTTCTGGGGAATGGGATACATTACGGTAGTCCTGTTTGCAATTCTACAGAATGGTGCTTTTCAACATGATTTCATAGATTTTTTTATGGCTCCATTCATGTGGTATGTTCGATTTTGTAAATGGCTGGTATATCCAACTTATGATAATGGATTTAACCAGAAAATAGCATATACAGGTGGGGAAGTATGGGTTATCAGGATTCTGGCAATCGTAGCTGTGCTTTTCATAATGGGAATCATAATGGTGATAATTATGGAAACAATAAAACAATACAAAAAAATGTGGAACGAAATTTCACAAATGTTTTTGATTGGAAGCCTTTCAGGGATAGCAGTGCTTGGGGATGTAACTAGAAAATATCTGCCGGTGAATTTGATTTTGCTATTTATACTCATTAATATGGGTATCATGCTACTCAGAATATATCTTCGGAAGAAGTTTGATTATATGTAA
- a CDS encoding relaxase/mobilization nuclease domain-containing protein, whose translation MAVNKTINKRTNTHGAMRNCIEYVLRQDKTSELLTYITGPYCHNEINYDLVYRTFLEEKKMWNKDTGRMYAHNIISWHKDEQITPEQAFEFGKEFAENWFSGFQTLVAVHKDKDHIHCHLVTNSVSYEDGRKLHNTRKDLERMKQLTNQMCRERGLTVAEKGKHFDGSQIEKGEVIAWSKDKYNLFRQQVKDSFVADCAMAVLKALENCISKEKFIEKMKQFGWNVNWTEKRKHITFQNQEGKKVRDSNLFKTFHLDISKEGLENEFNGNRKKARDSANRDSRSDEELAGYYRQVEAACEGAGGVTGASDGRERRVTGEKSEDERVYPEISGKDTQAENGKTEAILRESRNARRNSEIKRRNSSFDNRTVRNAEAESIASEEQRRFEEQKRLEEQERARAARRRNKRRSGPEL comes from the coding sequence ATGGCAGTTAATAAGACGATTAATAAGCGGACAAATACACATGGAGCAATGAGAAATTGTATTGAATATGTTTTACGACAGGACAAGACAAGTGAGCTGCTTACTTATATAACAGGCCCGTACTGTCACAATGAAATTAATTATGATCTGGTGTACAGAACCTTTTTGGAAGAAAAGAAGATGTGGAATAAAGATACAGGGAGAATGTATGCCCACAACATTATTTCCTGGCATAAGGATGAGCAGATCACCCCGGAGCAGGCATTTGAATTTGGAAAAGAGTTTGCAGAAAATTGGTTCAGTGGATTCCAGACCTTAGTGGCTGTGCATAAGGATAAAGACCATATCCACTGCCATTTGGTTACTAATTCAGTGAGTTATGAAGATGGGAGAAAGCTGCATAACACCAGAAAAGATCTGGAACGTATGAAACAGCTTACCAATCAGATGTGCCGGGAACGAGGACTGACCGTTGCCGAAAAAGGAAAGCATTTTGATGGAAGTCAGATTGAAAAAGGGGAAGTCATTGCATGGAGCAAAGACAAATATAATCTGTTCCGTCAGCAGGTAAAGGATAGCTTTGTAGCGGACTGTGCAATGGCAGTGTTAAAAGCACTGGAAAATTGTATAAGCAAAGAAAAGTTTATAGAAAAAATGAAGCAGTTCGGATGGAACGTAAACTGGACAGAGAAACGGAAGCACATTACTTTTCAGAACCAAGAGGGAAAGAAAGTACGTGACAGTAATCTGTTCAAAACATTTCATTTGGATATCAGCAAGGAGGGACTAGAGAATGAATTTAATGGAAATAGGAAAAAAGCCAGAGATTCAGCCAACAGAGACAGCAGATCAGATGAAGAACTTGCCGGATACTACCGACAAGTGGAAGCAGCTTGCGAAGGAGCAGGCGGCGTCACTGGAGCTAGTGACGGAAGAGAGAGACGAGTTACAGGTGAGAAATCAGAAGATGAACGAGTTTATCCAGAAATTTCAGGAAAGGACACACAAGCTGAAAATGGAAAAACAGAAGCTATTCTTCGAGAATCACGAAATGCAAGACGAAATTCGGAAATTAAACGACGAAATTCATCGTTTGACAACCGAACTGTCCGAAACGCAGAAGCTGAATCAATCGCTTCAGAAGAACAACGACGATTTGAGGAACAGAAACGGCTTGAAGAGCAGGAGCGAGCAAGAGCAGCTCGAAGAAGAAATAAAAGACGTTCGGGACCAGAACTCTAA
- a CDS encoding plasmid mobilization protein, whose protein sequence is MRKRNHTVTIRMNKEEYDLFQSKVKESGRTQQEVVIKAIADLKIATAEEIEELKRLNQMFADILCQLRGATTNINQIARKLHTDGEIPNDSMLYFLNKNILKYRKESERIWQLIRRLISGQIHMEQ, encoded by the coding sequence ATGAGAAAACGAAATCATACAGTAACCATACGGATGAATAAAGAGGAATACGATTTGTTTCAGAGCAAGGTTAAAGAATCCGGAAGAACACAGCAGGAAGTTGTGATAAAAGCAATCGCAGACTTGAAGATAGCAACGGCAGAGGAAATAGAAGAACTGAAAAGACTGAACCAGATGTTTGCGGATATCCTTTGTCAGCTCCGGGGAGCTACGACAAATATCAACCAGATTGCAAGAAAACTGCATACAGATGGAGAAATCCCAAACGACAGTATGTTGTATTTCCTCAATAAAAATATTCTCAAGTATCGGAAGGAGAGTGAAAGGATATGGCAGTTAATAAGACGATTAATAAGCGGACAAATACACATGGAGCAATGA
- a CDS encoding helix-turn-helix domain-containing protein produces the protein MYQRIRDLREDRDLTQKNMGEILNCSQRIYSNYECGDVDIPTHILIKLAEFHNTSVDYLLNLTDDKRPYPRKKNSST, from the coding sequence ATGTATCAGAGAATACGGGATCTGCGTGAAGATCGTGACCTTACGCAGAAGAATATGGGTGAAATCCTAAATTGCAGTCAGCGTATTTACAGTAATTATGAATGTGGTGATGTCGATATCCCTACTCACATTCTGATTAAACTGGCTGAATTTCATAATACCAGCGTTGATTATCTGCTAAACCTGACAGATGATAAACGTCCTTACCCAAGAAAAAAGAATAGCTCCACTTAA